TTGATCTTCGCCGACACGAACAGCAGCAACGAGGCCCCGACCGCCAGCGAGATGGACAAGAACACGCCGATCAGCGTGTCATTGGCCAGCGTGGTGCGGTGCTGCGTGTACTTCAGCGTCAGGGCGAACAGCAGGCAAAAGCCGAACATTGAGAAGTAGGGGGAGGTGTAGGACTCGCCGATCAGCACGCCAATGGCAACGCCGGTCATCGCCGCATTACCGACGGCCTGACTGAAGAACGCCATGCGCTTGATCATCACCATCGAGCCCAGCACGCCCAGTAGCGGTCCGATGAGCACTGCACAGAGCAGCGCATTGATCACGAACTCGTACTCGAACGGTTGCGGCAGGATGCCACTCGCGGCAAGCGCCTGGAGCTGGTTGCGAATCAATTCGTACAGGGCACTCATTGGGTAGCCTCCAGAGGGTAGGCGACCTGGTCGGGCGAACCATGGAACAGCACCCGCCGGTTGATAACGGTCACCGATTGCGCGATGCGCCTGACTTGTTCCAGGTCATGGTTGATCCAGAGGATGGTGACGCCGCGGCCGTTCAGCTCGGCCACCAGCGCCTCCACCAGTCGCACACCCGGTTCGTCGATGCCGGCGGTCGGTTCGTCAAGGATCAGTAGCCAGGGCGCCGGGCTGATCGCCTGGGCCAGCAGCACTCGCTGACGCTGGCCACCGGACAGGCTGCCAAAAGGTTTTGCGCCCATTCCGGCCACGCCGGTGCGCTCCAGTGCTTGGGCATTGGCCGCCTTGGCAGATCGGCTTGAGCCCAGGAAGGCCGGCCTGCGTTGACCGAGAAGGGCCATGATGTCGTTGACCGTCATCGGCACGTTGCGGTCGAAGTCCGGCAATTGCGGGACATACCCCATGGGTGTCGTGACCTCGCCTTCGAACCGGACCGTCCCTGAATGCGGCATCTGGCCCAGCAGCGCACGCACCAGTGAAGTCTTGCCGCCGCCGTTCGGGCCTACCAGGCAGTGCAGCGCACCGGCTTCTACCCGGAAGCTCACTTTGTCGAGCACTTGCGTACCTCCCAGTTGCAGGGAGACGTTATCGAACACTATGGCGGGGCCGCGCATCGCTTGTTCCTCTTTCATCGCGTTCATCGCTGCGTAAACTCAACGGCTTCGGCCAAGGTCTCGAGGTTTTCACGCATCGCCACCTCGAATTCGTCCGGGCTGTAGGTATTACCGGTGATGTGAGACAGCGCGAACACCTTCACGCCGGTGGCTGCCTCGATAGGCTTGGCCAGGTCGAGGGAGAAATTCTTCTCGGCAAAAAGCACACGCACATTGGCCTTCTTGATCGCGTCGATGGTGTTGGCCAACTGGCGCGCAGTCGGCGCGACGCCGTGACGCGGCTCGATCACCGCACTCACGAACAGGCCGAACTCTTGCATCATGTAGTCGTAGCCAGCGTGCGTTGTCGCGCACCGGAAGGAAGACAAATCCAGCGCGGCGAAACGGGTCATGAAGCCGGCCCTTAGCGCCCGGATACGCGCGGCATACGCCAGGGCGTTTTGTCGATACGCCGCAGCGTTGTCCGGGTCCAGTTCCCCCAACCGGCGAGTGATCTCGAAGACCTGTTGTATCGCTGCCGTGGTGGATACGAAGGTATGCGGATTGACCACCTTGACGCCGTCCTGGCCGCCGCCGATTGGAATGAGCGCAACCGAGGCATTGGCCTGGATGATCGGCAGGGTCGCCCCGCGGCCAGCGGCCTTGATGATCTGGAAGGCCCATTCATCGTGTCCGATGCCGTTGACGACCAGAACATCGATATTCATCGCGCGGGTGATGTCATCGGGCTGCGGCTGGTAGTTGTGCGGATTCGCTTCCGCCGGGATGAGCGCAACGACTTCCGCCCGATCTCCAACGATATTTGCCACGAAGCTGTAGTAGGGATGCAGTGTGACGCCGATCTTGAGCTTCTTGCCCGAAGAGGGAGCCGGGCTGGCGAGTGCGATGGCGGGTATCAGCAGCAATAGCGCGATGCATCGGCGCCACAGTGCGCGGTGTTTCATAGAAACGGTCATGGCTGGGTTCCTTTTACGCGTTCGACTTCGCTGGCACCGTTGTAAGGGATGACCTGGCGCCAGCCATCGCCGACCAGCGATTCGGGCTTGACGATGCCAGGGTAGGGCGCGTTCGGGTCGCGGTGGACCCAGATCGTCGCTTGGTTGGCCCACATGACACCGGCATGCGCGTGACCGATGACGAGCAGGTAGGCGCTCTGGCCCGGCGCGCGGCCGCCCGAGCCGTAATAGACCGTAGCGCCCTGGCCCTGGGTGGCTTGCGACACCTTGTTGGCGGTCTGGTCCGGCGGGGTGACAGGCGCATCGGCGTGCACGTCGCCGGAAGCGGCATGCGGCAGGTGAGTGCCAGGCAGAATCAATTGCCACTGCACCTCGCCATTGGTCTTCCAGAAGGCGTCACGGTAGAAGGGCGGCAGCAAGATTTTCTGCGCACGTTCCAGCGTGATCCAGCCGCCGGTATCGTTGTTGAACCAGATGATTTCTTCACCGGCCGGCAGCAGAGCGCTGTGAATCGCCTGATCGACCGCACCCAGGCCATCGAAGGAACGCACCTGCCAGCTCAAGGTTATCGGTGGGCCGACTTTCTGGGGGCGCAGCGTTATATAGCCTGCCACGCTGGCGATGACTGCCAGGGCCGCAAGCAACAGTGCCAGCGATTCCCATCGGCCGGATACCGGGCGCACCACCTTGATTGCGCTGTTTGCGTGATCGCAGGGCATATCTGCACCGGATGCGCGACGCGGCGATAGACGAGCCATCAGAGAAACGCGATCCAGCGGCCGAGGAACACCACGCCCGCCCACAATGCCAACGAACTGAACCCTGCGACACGCGCCTGGCTGGGAGGCGTTAGCGTTGTGTCCCATTCGGCAATGCGGCGAAAGACGCCCAAATGGAATACCCCCATGTTGAGCCCCGCCAGCAGTAACACGCCCATCTTGCACAAGAACGCGGTGTTCTCGGCATAGGTCGTGGCATTGGCGGCGAACATGAGCAGGCCGGTGATCACGCAAGCCACGAAAGCGACCCAGGTGAACGGCAGCAAACCTTTTATCAGCCGTAGCGCGCTGCGGCGATGGGAGGCAACGCCGAGCAGACGCAAATCGACGACGGCGATGGTCCCGAACACAAGGGCGATGCCGATCACATGCACCGATTCAAGGGTTGGAAAAGCGGAGCCCGACTCTCGGATGAAGGTGGCGACAGAGGTGTCCTGGAGGGCTTGTAGTGTTGGTTGAATGTCCATGGCGAATACCTGGGAGCTTTCGTTGAAAACGCTTAGATCGCGTAGGCGATCCAGCGACCACAGATGATGACGACGCACCACAAGCCGATCGACAGCCAGGCTAGCGCCTTGACAAGAGGAGGCTTGTCATCACGTTGTGCATCGTCGGCAGGGCGCAGAAGGGGGCGCCGCAGAAGCAAGGTCAGCGTGAACGCACTCACGACCAGCGCCATCTTCAGCCAGAAGGTCGAGTTGACGAGTACGCGATCAGGCTCGGCGATGATCATGATCAACCCCGTGAAGAGCAGGACGAGGAGCGCATTGCGCATCCACGGGTAGTACCGGCGAACGACGCCACGCAAGGGCTCGTCCGTGGCGAACACACCC
The Pseudomonas sp. GR 6-02 genome window above contains:
- a CDS encoding DUF6644 family protein, translating into MSSSLIIAWIYASPLSTAIRDILWIIPTVQSIHILAITVLFGSAVISDLRLAGVFATDEPLRGVVRRYYPWMRNALLVLLFTGLIMIIAEPDRVLVNSTFWLKMALVVSAFTLTLLLRRPLLRPADDAQRDDKPPLVKALAWLSIGLWCVVIICGRWIAYAI
- a CDS encoding metal ABC transporter ATP-binding protein — translated: MNAMKEEQAMRGPAIVFDNVSLQLGGTQVLDKVSFRVEAGALHCLVGPNGGGKTSLVRALLGQMPHSGTVRFEGEVTTPMGYVPQLPDFDRNVPMTVNDIMALLGQRRPAFLGSSRSAKAANAQALERTGVAGMGAKPFGSLSGGQRQRVLLAQAISPAPWLLILDEPTAGIDEPGVRLVEALVAELNGRGVTILWINHDLEQVRRIAQSVTVINRRVLFHGSPDQVAYPLEATQ
- a CDS encoding DUF6162 family protein, which produces MPCDHANSAIKVVRPVSGRWESLALLLAALAVIASVAGYITLRPQKVGPPITLSWQVRSFDGLGAVDQAIHSALLPAGEEIIWFNNDTGGWITLERAQKILLPPFYRDAFWKTNGEVQWQLILPGTHLPHAASGDVHADAPVTPPDQTANKVSQATQGQGATVYYGSGGRAPGQSAYLLVIGHAHAGVMWANQATIWVHRDPNAPYPGIVKPESLVGDGWRQVIPYNGASEVERVKGTQP
- a CDS encoding DUF6644 family protein, whose protein sequence is MDIQPTLQALQDTSVATFIRESGSAFPTLESVHVIGIALVFGTIAVVDLRLLGVASHRRSALRLIKGLLPFTWVAFVACVITGLLMFAANATTYAENTAFLCKMGVLLLAGLNMGVFHLGVFRRIAEWDTTLTPPSQARVAGFSSLALWAGVVFLGRWIAFL
- a CDS encoding metal ABC transporter solute-binding protein, Zn/Mn family; its protein translation is MTVSMKHRALWRRCIALLLLIPAIALASPAPSSGKKLKIGVTLHPYYSFVANIVGDRAEVVALIPAEANPHNYQPQPDDITRAMNIDVLVVNGIGHDEWAFQIIKAAGRGATLPIIQANASVALIPIGGGQDGVKVVNPHTFVSTTAAIQQVFEITRRLGELDPDNAAAYRQNALAYAARIRALRAGFMTRFAALDLSSFRCATTHAGYDYMMQEFGLFVSAVIEPRHGVAPTARQLANTIDAIKKANVRVLFAEKNFSLDLAKPIEAATGVKVFALSHITGNTYSPDEFEVAMRENLETLAEAVEFTQR